The Saccharomycodes ludwigii strain NBRC 1722 chromosome II, whole genome shotgun sequence genome window below encodes:
- the SVL3 gene encoding Svl3p (similar to Saccharomyces cerevisiae YPL032C | SVL3 | Styryl dye Vacuolar Localization (paralog of YDR251W | PAM1)): protein MSALNVLTIGDNPNIILYSWRFSLTSSIALTHVGSLANVLNSVTPPEEAHITIEFGSKNYSLDFQKVNLFPQLNDLLTYFNENSGNTTLEKFDIVILSGSSLQELSSISSNLNSILAPSSKIFVEGSAFINLESFVKMSIGNDQLKIFTILTDCDFRQVNSTTFKKFGNVENKIYLGESVIKSGATSGNTTATSRYSAESSDLIATFSKLFAKLFNNLENLSISVCGLNPSEFLIQQWKLALPAVSFDPLLILLEISKPIELSEQILAKPLISGLITELVNISMSMGLKLPNGYDNENDLLQIWGSSYANSDDVPKLVYHFINRQCSLDVDMLLLQPILLADDYGIKTPYLEFLYSMICQYEKINVGESKWFIRRSDHELELANVKSVNGSSANADNNSNSNNTIWKSKYDSLNQEFIQSSESYENQINQYNTQINEIQGQLSVQERQLNSIKSERDHLLTSIDNQQKEIAELKSSATANSKKSIDDQDFNGVPEGHRMNSGSNSPFDKDAFKDVEDVTLYGVQYGSPQQQQQQQQKTGGTSNPDNSVNTVAPNNYNKNPSPTGNTTATSSELLQMKERELELKKRELELQEREIELQKQMNVQYNINGNNKFSGPPQQQLQSPLQPPPQVPPPPQQQQQQQQQQQQHRAMHGAQLPKIHTQMPPQQQQIGATPGYNMNNFPSQIPQQQYGMPQFNNNNMKSNGSRIPSGQQQPAQPYHPQFTKTSRKNRVSNMHNLKSASRVGLNEVFKGNNSPGGVNNGPIPTSASASLPSGALNTSNSSNNLRYNSISGASLNNGYPGLGGGPGSSGKFNNGLMQGNLRNTNSSSMIQLNHQFDNTNLNSNNTVGGNRTPPQQQQQPISLGNNNNDNNNNNNNGSAPNNNNVISFGNSSANNNNPSDPNTAGSTVQNGDTTAPTTAGTTTTSTPLAGPGGDTKAETGKKDANEGKKKKKKFGNLFHKKK from the coding sequence ATGTCTGCGTTAAATGTGTTGACTATTGGCGATAATCCAAATATTATCTTATATTCATGGAGGTTTTCTTTAACTTCATCTATTGCTTTAACCCATGTTGGTTCATTAGCCAACGTTTTAAACTCTGTGACACCACCAGAAGAAGCTCATATAACTATTGAATTTGGTTCTAAAAATTATAGTTTAGATTTCCAAAAAGTTAATTTATTTCCACAATTAAACGATTTATTAACttattttaatgaaaatagtGGTAACACTACTTTGGAAAAGTTcgatattgttattttgagTGGTAGTTCCTTACAGGAGTTAAGTTCGATTTCGTCTAATTTAAATTCTATATTGGCTCCATCTTCCAAGATTTTTGTAGAGGGTTCAGCTTTTATCAATTTAGAGTCCTTTGTTAAAATGTCTATTGGCAATGaccaattaaaaattttcacCATATTAACAGATTGTGATTTTCGTCAAGTTAATTCCACTACCTTTAAGAAGTTTGGCAAtgtggaaaataaaatttatttggGTGAATCTGTTATAAAAAGTGGTGCTACTAGTGGTAATACTACAGCTACTAGCAGATATTCTGCAGAGAGTTCCGATCTAATTGCTACATTTTCTAAACTATTTGCTaaacttttcaataatttagaaaatttaaGTATTTCGGTTTGCGGATTGAACCCAAGTGAGTTTTTGATTCAGCAGTGGAAGTTAGCTTTGCCAGCGGTATCTTTTGATCCATTGCTAATTCTATTAGAAATTTCCAAACCTATTGAATTAAGCGAGCAAATTTTAGCCAAACCGTTAATTAGTGGATTAATTACCGAATTGGTCAATATTTCTATGAGTATGGGTTTGAAATTACCCAATGGATATGACAATGAAAATGACCTATTGCAAATATGGGGTAGTTCCTATGCCAACAGTGATGATGTGCCTAAATTGGTTTATCATTTTATTAACCGTCAATGTTCTTTAGATGTTGATATGTTACTGTTACAGCCTATATTGTTGGCTGATGACTATGGTATTAAGACGCCATACTTAGAGTTTTTATATTCTATGATTTGTCAATACGAAAAGATTAACGTAGGTGAAAGCAAATGGTTTATTAGAAGATCCGATCATGAATTAGAATTAGCCAATGTAAAATCGGTCAATGGCAGCAGTGCAAATgcagataataatagcaactCAAACAATACAATTTGGAAATCCAAATATGATTCATTGAATCAAGAATTTATTCAATCTAGTGAATCTTATGAAAACCAGATTAATCAATACAATACTcaaattaatgaaattcAAGGTCAATTATCAGTCCAAGAGCGTCAATTAAATAGTATTAAATCAGAAAGAGATCATTTGTTAACTTCTATTGATaatcaacaaaaagaaattgcTGAATTGAAATCTAGTGCTACCGctaatagtaaaaaatcTATAGATGATCAGGATTTTAATGGCGTACCAGAGGGTCATCGTATGAatagtggtagtaatagCCCATTTGATAAGGATGCCTTTAAAGATGTAGAGGACGTTACTCTTTATGGTGTCCAATATGGCTCaccacaacaacaacaacaacaacaacagaaAACGGGTGGTACTTCGAATCCAGATAACAGTGTTAATACCGTTGCTCcaaataattataacaaaaatcCAAGCCCTACTGGGAACACTACTGCTACAAGCTCCGAACTGTTGCAAATGAAGGAACGCGAGctagaattaaaaaaacgTGAATTAGAGTTACAAGAACGTGAAATTgaattacaaaaacaaatgaaCGTGCagtataatattaatgggaataataaattttcagGTCCACCGCAACAACAGTTGCAGTCTCCATTACAACCACCACCTCAAGtgccaccaccaccacaacaacaacaacaacaacaacaacaacagcagcaacacAGAGCCATGCATGGTGCCCAGTTACCTAAAATACATACGCAGATGCCAccacagcaacagcaaatAGGAGCAACGCCTGGATACAATATGAACAATTTTCCATCTCAAATcccacaacaacaatatggTATGCCAcaatttaataacaacaacatgaAGTCTAACGGTAGTAGAATTCCATCTGGACAACAACAACCTGCTCAGCCATACCATCCACAGTTTACAAAGACAAGTAGAAAGAATAGAGTTAGTAACATGCATAATTTAAAGAGTGCATCAAGAGTTGGACTGAATGAAGTCTTTAAAGGGAATAATTCTCCCGGTGGAGTGAATAATGGTCCAATTCCAACATCAGCTTCAGCCTCTTTACCATCAGGTGCATTAAATACTAGTAATAGCAGTAATAATTTAAGATACAATTCTATAAGTGGTGCCTCTCTAAATAACGGATATCCAGGCCTAGGAGGTGGACCAGGATCTTCTggtaaatttaataatggcTTAATGCAAGGTAATTTGAGAAATACAAATTCTAGCAGCATGATCCAATTGAATCATCAATTTGACAATACTAATcttaatagtaataatactgtTGGTGGTAATAGAACACCtccacaacaacaacaacagccaATATCACtaggtaataataataatgataataataacaataataataatggcagTGCAcccaacaataacaatgttATAAGTTTTGGTAATAGCTCtgcaaacaataataatccaAGTGATCCTAATACTGCTGGATCAACTGTTCAAAATGGTGATACAACTGCTCCTACTACTGCAGGTACTACAACGACTTCTACTCCACTTGCTGGACCAGGGGGCGATACTAAGGCAGAAACTGGTAAAAAAGATGCTAATGAGggtaaaaagaaaaaaaagaaatttggTAATTTATTTcacaaaaagaaatga
- the EGD1 gene encoding Egd1p (similar to Saccharomyces cerevisiae YPL037C | EGD1 | Enhancer of Gal4 DNA binding (paralog of YDR252W | BTT1)): MPIDQEKLARLQKLSANNKVGGIRRKQVNSSSKGQSKDDTKLQSQVSKLNSVNIRDVAEANFFKEDGTVLHFDTVGIQTAPQHNTTVFYGTAKEKQLQDLFPTIIPQMGQDSINALTQMANQIKDMQEKEKSTAGQDAKEGDKKEEDGIPTLVEGQTFDDVE, translated from the coding sequence ATGCCAATTGATCAAGAAAAGTTAGCCAGATTGCAAAAATTATCCgccaataataaagttgGTGGTATTAGAAGAAAGCAAGTCAATTCCTCTTCCAAAGGTCAATCTAAAGATGATACGAAGTTACAAAGCCAAGTTAGTAAATTAAATAGTGTCAACATTAGAGATGTTGCTGAGGCTAACTTCTTTAAAGAAGATGGTACTGTTTTGCATTTTGACACAGTTGGTATTCAAACGGCCCCACAACACAATACCACCGTTTTTTATGGTACTgccaaagaaaaacaattacaAGATTTATTTCCAACTATCATTCCACAAATGGGTCAAGATTCTATTAATGCTTTGACTCAAATGGCCAATCAAATTAAGGACATGCAGGAAAAGGAGAAGTCTACTGCCGGTCAAGACGCTAAGGAGGGTgataaaaaagaggaagatggtattccaacctTAGTTGAAGGCCAAACTTTTGACGATGTTGAATGA
- the MET31 gene encoding Met31p (similar to Saccharomyces cerevisiae YDR253C | MET32 | METhionine requiring (paralog of YPL038W | MET31)) yields MDMDIFKGENSLDDTTTTNNNNNSLLSDEDYLFFQQAAEAIVSTTIHANKIDPIIQELLNRVKIGASNGGAPLHPNNTKKVHKNSVSSTGSSSRNDSPFPIYNNNSNIQGVDSNIQSEYLVYNQNSPMNSINNGNNTKSPSSNSNKYSSSKLVQGEYQCELCPSTFYKILDYKQHYKAHYHNNGNLHICPMCFTGFARKDAMRRHMGTKTCNRNKKKLMEKNGGVMPERPPSEVKTTISRNRHKQQEQND; encoded by the coding sequence ATGGATATGGATATATTTAAAGGTGAAAATTCTCTGGATGATACaactactactaataataataacaatagccTACTAAGCGATGaagattatttattcttCCAGCAGGCAGCAGAGGCTATAGTATCAACTACAATACATgctaataaaatagatcCTATAATACAAGAGTTATTAAACAGAGTTAAGATCGGCGCATCAAACGGGGGTGCTCCTCTACATCcaaataatactaaaaaagTACATAAGAATAGTGTAAGCAGCACTGGCAGCAGCAGCCGTAATGATTCGCCATTTcctatttataataataatagtaatattcAAGGTGTAGATTCCAATATACAATCAGAATATTTGGTATACAATCAGAATTCTCCCATGAATAGTATAAATAATGGAAACAATACTAAATCACCTAGTTCtaattcaaataaatattcatCCAGTAAACTGGTACAGGGAGAATATCAATGCGAATTATGTCCGTCAaccttttataaaatactTGATTATAAACAGCATTATAAGGCACATTATCATAATAATGGAAATTTACATATTTGTCCCATGTGTTTTACTGGCTTTGCACGTAAAGATGCGATGAGGAGGCATATGGGCACAAAGACATGTAATAggaataagaaaaaattaatggaGAAGAATGGTGGTGTTATGCCTGAAAGACCACCAAGTGAAGTTAAAACAACGATTTCACGTAATCGTCATAAACAGCAAGAGCAAAATGATTAG
- the ISM1 gene encoding isoleucine--tRNA ligase ISM1 (similar to Saccharomyces cerevisiae YPL040C | ISM1 | Isoleucyl tRNA Synthetase of Mitochondria): MLKHSYQKTLNLPRTKFPNRSNITNTINKLIPQSSSKLYQEQYQEILSLSSNQNKNNIRDKIFILHDGPPYANGDLHFGHALNKVLKDIINRFQLTCKQKYIWYKPGWDCHGLPIELKALSKLNRDDLSPLKIRKLAKEHALKQVKIQSKQFEKLGILTNWEDRYLTLNPVYELNQLEIFKKMVFNGLIKRQKKPVYWGTVTETALAEGELEYNDNHISIAAYVKFPISDDNRVFPANSKLLIWTSTPWTLFSNRAICFNENFEYCLLSKKKDKKEYLIVEKDLFDRGSIPEVNAAEYETVEVFKGSDKLGRVTYTNPLYDADNCHITFPVLHGAHVTKTAGTGLVHTAPGHGQDDYLLGLKNNLEIYSPVDHKGNYILDENWPSKHIFKNSKVNSTFNVLDPTTTDTILKYLSENNHLLKAHKYMHSYPYDWRSKKPVIIRSTPQWFADLSDIKPLALQSLSTVNFYPARGKTRLSSFIKSRNEWCISRQRSWGVPIPFFYNKSDPDEILMNLETVDHVIEVIRAKGIDSWFVEQDDISEWLPDKYKHLGATYAKAKDTIDVWFDSGSSWTELQQKNIIKNDGMDVIADVYLEGSDQHRGWFQSSLLTKIGSTLKPIAPYKQIITHGFTLDENGIKMSKSIGNIIAPIEIIKGSEGKKLPPLGVDGLRLLVASSNFSTDISVGPTIMKHIAEGLKKIRLSFKFMLGNLNNFDAAHDLLPIEELRGLDKYVLKGTDELMRECKEYYEGYNFSKILTSIQFHLNNELSAFYFNIIKDSLYSDKSNCLKRLQIQSTLYYIFDVYRAILGPIIPIMIQEAYNYSPFNTTIVDKAICDGKSPFTRPWPVFPEINVDYKLEMEILNEFNKLYARFIKLEENNTTVTKTVQTKVNIYISSISNTRFDLDELKDLLQVADISVICSLPSVINENSMSELSSGEKNHIVLEIVKSFDKECPRCWKHNVEEGHELCERCEDVIDAKKP, encoded by the coding sequence ATGCTTAAACATTCATATCAAAAAACGTTAAATTTACCCAGGACTAAATTTCCTAACAGatcaaatataacaaatacCATAAATAAGTTAATTCCACAGAGCAGTTCTAAATTATACCAAGAACAATACCAAGAAATATTGTCCCTTTCATCaaatcaaaacaaaaataatattagagacaaaatttttattttacacGATGGTCCACCTTACGCTAATGGAGACTTACATTTTGGCCATGCGCTAAATAAGGtattaaaagatataattAATAGATTTCAATTAACTtgcaaacaaaaatatatatggtATAAGCCAGGATGGGACTGCCATGGCTTACCAATTGAATTGAAAGCTCTATCAAAATTGAATAGGGATGATTTGTCgcctttaaaaataagaaaattaGCTAAAGAACACGCCTTGAAACAAGTTAAAATTCAATCGAAACAATTCGAAAAATTAGGTATTTTAACCAATTGGGAAGACAGGTATTTGACGCTGAACCCTGTTTACGAATTGAATCAACTAgaaatctttaaaaaaatggtttttAATGGATTAATTaagagacaaaaaaaaccgGTTTACTGGGGCACTGTAACAGAAACTGCCCTAGCCGAAGGTGAATTGGAGTATAATGACAACCATATATCAATTGCAGCATATGTCAAGTTTCCCATAAGTGATGATAACAGGGTGTTCCCTGCTAATTCTAAACTGTTGATCTGGACAAGTACACCATGgactttattttctaacaGGGCTATTTGTTTTAACGAAAACTTTGAATATTGTCTActtagcaaaaaaaaagacaaaaaagaatactTGATTGTCGAAAAAGATTTGTTTGATAGGGGTTCCATCCCGGAGGTGAATGCAGCAGAATACGAAACTGTTGAAGTCTTTAAAGGCAGTGATAAACTAGGCCGTGTAACCTACACTAACCCACTTTATGATGCCGACAATTGTCATATTACTTTCCCGGTTTTACATGGTGCTCATGTTACTAAAACTGCGGGTACTGGTTTAGTCCATACTGCACCAGGTCATGGACAAGACGATTATTTACTTGggttgaaaaataatttggaaATTTATTCTCCAGTGGATCACAAAGGCAATTATATCTTGGATGAGAATTGGCCATCAAAACATATCTTTAAAAACTCTAAAGTCAATTCTACTTTTAATGTTTTAGACCCTACTACTACTGACacaattttgaaatatttatctGAAAATAATCACTTATTGAAAGCACATAAATATATGCATTCATACCCATACGATTGGAGGTCAAAAAAACCAGTCATAATTAGATCAACTCCGCAATGGTTTGCCGATTTATCTGATATAAAGCCGTTAGCGTTGCAGAGTCTATCCACTGTCAATTTCTATCCAGCCAGAGGCAAAACTAGACTATCttcatttattaaatcGAGAAACGAATGGTGTATTTCAAGACAAAGGAGCTGGGGTGTGCcaattccatttttttataataagtCTGATCCTGATGAAATTTTGATGAACTTGGAGACCGTCGATCATGTGATTGAAGTTATTAGAGCAAAGGGCATTGATTCGTGGTTTGTTGAACAAGATGATATCAGTGAATGGTTGCCcgataaatataaacatcTGGGCGCTACATATGCCAAAGCCAAAGACACAATTGACGTTTGGTTTGACAGTGGTAGTAGCTGGACTGAATtgcaacaaaaaaacattattaagAACGACGGAATGGATGTTATTGCTGACGTTTATTTAGAGGGTTCCGACCAACATAGGGGCTGGTTTCAAAGTAGTTTACTAACCAAGATTGGATCAACTTTAAAACCTATTGCCCcttataaacaaattataaCACATGGTTTTACTCTGGATGAAAATGGAATTAAAATGTCAAAGTCGATaggaaatattattgccccaattgaaattattaaGGGGTCTGAAGGCAAAAAATTACCACCTTTAGGTGTTGACGGGCTGAGATTATTGGTAGCTTCGTCTAACTTTAGCACTGATATCTCCGTAGGCCCAACAATTATGAAACATATCGCAGAGggcctaaaaaaaataagattaTCCTTTAAATTCATGTTGGGCAATTTGAACAATTTTGACGCAGCACATGATCTGCTTCCAATTGAAGAGTTGAGAGGCTTGGATaaatatgttttaaaaGGTACTGATGAGCTAATGAGAGAGTGCAAAGAATATTATGAAGGCTATAATTTTAGTAAAATCTTAACAAGCATCCAATTTCATTTGAATAACGAATTGAGcgccttttattttaacattATCAAAGATTCTTTATATTCTGATAAATCTAATTGTTTGAAAAGACTGCAAATTCAGAGTACATTATATTACATTTTTGATGTATATCGTGCTATATTAGGACCTATTATCCCAATAATGATTCAAGAAGCTTATAACTATTCACCCTTCAACACCACCATTGTTGATAAAGCGATTTGTGATGGTAAGTCCCCATTCACTAGACCATGGCCTGTTTTCCCGGAAATCAATGTTGATTACAAATTAGAAatggaaattttaaatgaattCAATAAGTTATACGCTAggtttattaaattagaagaaaataatacgACGGTTACGAAAACCGTACAAACCAAagttaatatttatattagtTCTATCAGTAATACTAGATTTGACTTGGATGAATTGAAGGATTTATTACAGGTTGCAGATATAAGTGTTATTTGTAGTTTGCCTAGCGTAATTAATGAGAATAGTATGAGCGAGCTATCGAGTGGAGAAAAGAACCACATTGTGTTAGAAATTGTAAAAAGTTTTGATAAAGAATGCCCGAGATGTTGGAAACATAATGTTGAAGAAGGACATGAATTATGTGAACGTTGTGAAGATGTTATTGATGCTAAAAAACCATAA
- the MRX11 gene encoding Mrx11p (similar to Saccharomyces cerevisiae YPL041C | MRX11 | Mitochondrial oRganization of gene eXpression (MIOREX)): MFRNHLTMSNGTSTRIINNSNVSLLLASSPKKSYSTIVILNKTLKRNSFLKYHSRFYTNNNKAQARPSATIVRSTNSINDNLSKIIKKSKILSKLEKSPKFKPFFDNLRESGTVVTLTSFLLLHELTAIIPLFILWYFIYQYFELKDDENEDDIRDLFPIYFKDMFNKCGEAITKIVGKYSGGFDEHNLILAGALSYSIVKILYPVRVLLSIYWAPKLGKTFMRLFKQKKQ; the protein is encoded by the coding sequence atgtttaGAAATCATCTTACCATGAGCAATGGTACAAGCACCAGAATtatcaacaacagcaatGTGTCACTATTATTGGCATCTTCAcctaaaaaaagttattcgACAATAGTAAttctaaataaaacattaaagagaaattcctttttaaaatatcattccagattttatacaaataacaataaagcACAAGCTCGTCCTTCTGCTACTATTGTCAGATCTACGAATAGCATCAACGATAATCTaagcaaaataataaaaaaatctaaaatattatctaaGCTAGAAAAGTCTCCTAAATTTAAgcctttttttgataacCTACGGGAATCTGGTACAGTAGTTACATTaacatcttttttattattacatgAATTAACAGCAATTATCCCGTTGTTCATTCTatggtattttatttatcaatattttgaacttaaagatgatgaaaatgaagatgataTTAGAGATTTGTTTcctatatattttaaagatatgtttaataaatgtGGTGAAGCAATCACCAAAATAGTAGGCAAATATAGTGGTGGATTTGACGAACACAATTTGATTTTAGCGGGTGCACTGTCTTATTCAATTGTCAAAATATTGTACCCTGTTAGAGTTTTGTTAAGCATATATTGGGCTCCAAAATTGGGGAAAACCTTTATGCGTTTGTTTAAGCAAaagaaacaataa
- the SSN3 gene encoding cyclin-dependent serine/threonine protein kinase SSN3 (similar to Saccharomyces cerevisiae YPL042C | SSN3 | Suppressor of SNf1), with protein MNLNNNNSNNSQQPNNTRNTKPNLNSLSHSSNNILDTNIIYYNNNKNTTTNTNNANNNNNNSTMNTDIMSSNDGYNNLQQKRQIQTNGTSSNLATKATIRTDSKQQQQLFLMAGNNVFSIGPYKKRKDASRISVLDKYEIIGYIAAGTYGKVYKAKMKNINNTKDTTVLSNHITSSDTADALQSNNENNKVSHITRANNSLVEKNTISKSDELINTSNTINKQNRIDNLKLDNNSITNTDIVDLTVSEDQESISIAKKSGGCTPNEKDIITIDANIGNTSLTPNKNLMNISAKTSVDDNIRNTNYRRNLNFKTNNKTNSTLTTITDVITKQAHTKKNSGSGPHVNTETLINSTNLQPQMQTVQQAKPQPQYYAIKKFKTDREGVEQLHYTGISQSACREMALCRELDNKHLTKLVEIFLENKSIYMVSEFAEHDLLQIIHSHSHPDKRLIPPRMLKSIMWQIIDGVSYLHQNWILHRDLKPANIMVSVDGCVKIGDLGLARKFNNMVQTLYTGDKVVVTIWYRAPELLLGARHYTPAIDMWAVGCIFAELIGLRPIFKGEEAKMDSKKTVPFQSNQFKKIIELLGTPTISTWPDIRKYPEFGQVNNRFPHYENNLLTWYQSCGGKDRWAFDLLVQLLRYDPITRIDAINALNHVYFTNNDPLVSENIFEGLSYKYPPRRIHTSDNDILGIGKIAQQQQQQQLQTQQQRMQQQSVQQQQNIQQKHQSQQMPQFQMQPKFASQLPMKQQLKQSQQNPQLVQQQQQQQQQQQLQEQQLQKQLYEQQVLQIQQQQQLQLQLQRQQKLADQTKGQKKVVQQQQQQVLDQNTQMQHPILQQTQRLNTHQIRQARQMQHLQRQQTQQGNINGLGVNKRILAAAAAAAAAVSGSVGPPRKKKK; from the coding sequence ATGAAtctcaacaacaataacagtaaCAATAGCCAACAACCTAATAATACTAGAAATACAAAACCTAACTTAAATTCCCTTTCTCATTCATCCAACAACATACTTGATACCAATAtcatatattataataataacaaaaataccaccactaatactaataatgctaataataataataataatagcaccATGAATACTGATATTATGAGCTCTAATGACGGATATAATAACTTGCAACAAAAACGGCAAATACAAACAAATGGCACTTCCAGCAATCTCGCTACAAAAGCAACAATTAGAACTGAttcaaaacaacaacagcaactatttttaatggcAGGCAATAACGTTTTTTCCATTGGTCCATATAAAAAACGTAAAGACGCTAGTAGGATTTCTGTTTTAGACAAGTATGAAATTATAGGATATATTGCAGCAGGAACATATGGTAAAGTTTATAAAGctaaaatgaaaaacattaataatactaaagATACAACAGTTCTATCAAACCATATTACTAGTTCTGATACTGCTGATGCCCTTCAAtctaataatgaaaacaacaaaGTTAGCCATATTACTCGTGCGAACAACTCATTGGTcgaaaaaaataccatttCTAAAAGTGATGAATTGATAAATACTTCaaatactattaataaacaGAATCGCATAGATAACTTAAAACTAGACAATAATAGCATTACTAATACCGACATCGTTGATTTAACAGTAAGTGAAGATCAAGAAAGCATATCAATTGCCAAAAAGAGTGGTGGCTGCACGCCCAATGAGAAGGATATTATAACAATAGATGCTAATATTGGAAACACATCGTTAACACCAAATAAGAATTTAATGAACATTAGTGCGAAAACAAGCGTTGATGATAACATTAGAAATACAAATTATAGGAGAAATTTAAACTTTAAAACgaacaataaaacaaattccACTTTAACGACGATTACTGATGTCATTACTAAACAAGCgcataccaaaaaaaatagcggTAGTGGACCCCATGTAAATACTGAAACTTTAATCAACAGCACGAATTTGCAACCGCAGATGCAAACGGTACAACAAGCTAAGCCTCAGCCGCAATATTATgctattaaaaagtttaaaactGATAGAGAAGGAGTTGAGCAATTGCATTATACAGGTATATCGCAAAGTGCTTGTAGAGAGATGGCATTATGTAGAGAGCTAGATAATAAACATTTAACTAAATTGGTGGAAATTTTtctagaaaataaatctatCTACATGGTTTCTGAATTTGCAGAGCATGATTTGTTGCAAATTATTCATTCGCATTCTCATCCAGATAAAAGACTGATACCACCAAGAATGTTGAAGTCTATAATGTGGCAAATTATAGACGGTGTTTCCTATTTACACCAAAATTGGATTCTTCATAGGGACTTAAAACCTGCAAACATTATGGTTTCTGTTGATGGTTGTGTTAAGATCGGTGATTTAGGTTTAGCTAGAAAATTCAATAACATGGTTCAAACGTTATACACTGGGGATAAAGTTGTTGTTACAATATGGTATAGAGCACCTGAGTTATTATTAGGGGCAAGACATTATACCCCTGCGATTGACATGTGGGCTGTTGGTTGTATTTTTGCCGAATTGATTGGATTGAGACCGATTTTTAAAGGAGAGGAAGCTAAAATGGACTCTAAAAAAACAGTTCCATTTCAATCGaaccaatttaaaaaaataattgaacTTTTGGGCACTCCCACCATTAGCACATGGCCTGACATTAGGAAGTACCCTGAATTTGGTCAAGTTAACAACAGGTTTCCGCACTATGAAAATAATCTACTAACATGGTATCAATCATGTGGTGGTAAAGATAGATGGGCATTTGATCTATTGGTTCAATTGCTTAGATATGATCCAATTACTAGAATTGATGCTATAAATGCTTTAAATCATGTATATTTTACAAACAATGATCCATTAGTTTCTGAAAACATATTTGAAGGCTTAAGTTACAAATACCCACCGCGCAGAATCCACACCAGCGACAATGATATCTTAggtattggaaaaattgcacagcaacaacaacaacagcagtTACAAACTCAACAGCAACGGATGCAACAACAATCTgtgcaacagcaacagaaCATTCAGCAAAAGCACCAATCACAGCAAATGCCACAATTTCAAATGCAACCAAAATTCGCCTCACAACTTCCAATGAAACAGCAACTGAAACAATCACAACAAAATCCGCAATTagttcaacaacaacaacaacaacaacaacaacagcagtTACAAGAGCAACAgttacaaaaacaattgtaTGAACAACAGGTTCTTCAAatacagcaacaacaacaattacaATTGCAGTTGCAACGACAACAGAAACTGGCAGACCAGACCAAAGGACAAAAAAAGGTtgtacaacaacaacaacaacaagtaCTTGATCAAAATACACAAATGCAACACCCTATTTTGCAGCAAACACAACGATTGAATACTCATCAAATACGTCAGGCAAGACAAATGCAACATTTACAACGACAACAAACACAGCAAGGTAATATAAATGGCTTGGGGGTCAATAAACGTATTTTAGCGGCGGCGGCTGCTGCAGCGGCTGCTGTCTCTGGCTCAGTAGGTCcaccaagaaaaaaaaagaaataa